In Nostocoides sp. HKS02, the DNA window CGCATGACCCGCATCCTGGTGGTGGAGGACGAGGTGTCGTTCTCCGACCCGCTGTCCTACCTCCTGCGCAAGGAGGGCTACGAGGTGGCGGTCGCCGAGACCGGGCCGGAGGCGCTCGAGGATTTCGACCGCGCCGGTGCCGACCTGGTGCTGCTCGACCTCATGTTGCCCGGCCTGTCAGGCACCGAGGTATGCCGTGCGCTGCGACAGCGCTCCAACGTGCCGGTCATCATGCTCACGGCGAAGGACAGCGAGATCGACAAGGTCGTGGGGCTGGAGATCGGGGCCGACGACTACGTCACCAAGCCGTACTCCTCGCGCGAGCTGCTGGCCCGCATCAAGGCGGTGCTGCGGCGGTTGGCCGAGCCCGAGGACCTGCTGCCGGCCACCATCGAGGCGGGCCCGGTGCGCATGGACGTCGAGCGGCACATCGTCACCGTGGCGGGCGAGGCGACCCAGCTGCCGCTCAAGGAGTTCGAGC includes these proteins:
- a CDS encoding response regulator transcription factor gives rise to the protein MTRILVVEDEVSFSDPLSYLLRKEGYEVAVAETGPEALEDFDRAGADLVLLDLMLPGLSGTEVCRALRQRSNVPVIMLTAKDSEIDKVVGLEIGADDYVTKPYSSRELLARIKAVLRRLAEPEDLLPATIEAGPVRMDVERHIVTVAGEATQLPLKEFELLEMLLRNTGRVLTRMQLIDRVWGSDYVGDTKTLDVHVKRLRAKIEPDPAEPRHIVTVRGLGYKFEVD